One window from the genome of Pieris napi chromosome 3, ilPieNapi1.2, whole genome shotgun sequence encodes:
- the LOC125063550 gene encoding juvenile hormone esterase-like isoform X2 yields MDFESDTRILNSQKKLNEDQSTQEGIESKHEKCIVQTQNGCICGYIDKRDEGTYYKFKSIPYAEPPVGNLRFMPPKCLKPWKNILDCTKDAPLPLSLFVNLDVFGSEDCLYIEVSSPNIKPDKPLPVMFWIGSCNFVFYIDSILDPTHLNNQGVVFVRCGFRLGPFGFLSINDFSAPGNVGLKDIILAFKWVQANISNFGGDPNNVTAFGSGTGGTIVHLMTLSPLAGGLFHKAIVQSSSALNGWSLAKNPVETAMTLAKLLGIKKTDKFEVVEEMRKLSGYNIMKTYSTFFFDKYRVENDVFDSPFKPSIENEFEGQPTFISKSPAKILNSGKFNKVPMMIGTNNVEAKVLQYIKEGFYKDYNKYNEDVKHLVPKSLASVNSDSLTKIGQQILSFYFVGVEKVNEQTQKQYLQFLTDYYFHYYLDKTIRIHSKVSPECPIYYYVLNYAGEWLVPKELEFFNTIGHTAELPFLFRIKSSDGSFYKGSCVSLTTRDRCVKMWTNFAKYGNPTPTDNDELLQITWDSVENEKRLNFLSISSDLTKGRNPFYNRMLFWENIHKEHIILKVITHMNDMGLKF; encoded by the exons ATGGATTTTGAGAGTGATACTAGAATCCTAAATTCtcagaaaaaattaaatgaggATCAAAGTACTCAAGAAG GAATAGAATCCAAGCATGAAAAATGTATAGTCCAGACTCAAAATGGATGTATTTGTGGATACATTGATAAAAGAGATGAAGGGacatattacaaattcaaaagTATCCCTTATGCGGAACCACCTGTTGGAAATCTTAGGTTTATg CCTCCCAAATGTCTAAAACCTTGGAAAAATATACTAGATTGCACAAAAGATGCACCATTACCACTATCACTCTTTGTTAATCTAGATGTATTTGGTTCTGAAGATTGTCTTTATATTGAAGTATCATCCCCAAACATTAAACCTGACAAACCACTTCCTGTCATGTTTTGGATTGGAAGCTGcaactttgttttttatatagattctATTCTTGACCcaactcatttaaataatcaggGAGTAGTTTTCGTAAGATGTGGATTTAGATTGGGACCCTTTGGATTTTTGTCAATAAACGATTTTTCTGCACCAGGAAATGTTGGATTAAAGGatattattttagcatttaagTGGGTTCAAGCTAACATAAGTAACTTTGGTGGTGATCCTAACAATGTAACTGCATTTGGAAGTGGTACAGGAGGTACGATTGTACATCTTATGACATTATCTCCCTTGGCAGGTGGCTTGTTTCATAAAGCCATTGTTCAAAGTTCTAGTGCCCTTAATGGATGGTCTCTAGCTAAGAATCCAGTTGAAACTGCCATGACCTTAGCAAAACTTCTGGGTATAAAGAAAACAGACAAATTTGAAGTCGTTGAAGAAATGAGAAAGTTATCAGGCTACAACATTATGAAAACCTATAGCACTTtcttttttgataaatacCGAGTAGAGAATGATGTATTTGATTCACCATTCAAGCCTTCTATAGAAAATGAGTTTGAAGGTCAACCAACATTTATAAGCAAAAGTCCAGCTAAAATACTTAATTCTGgtaagtttaataaagttCCGATGATGATTGGTACTAACAATGTGGAAGCTAAGGTGctacaatatataaaagaaggtttttATAaggattataataaatacaatgagGATGTCAAACATCTGGTTCCTAAATCATTAGCAAGTGTAAACAGTGACAGTCTAACAAAAATTGGCCAACAAATATTATCATTCTACTTTGTCGGGGTAGAAAAAGTTAATGAACAAACCCAAAAACAATACTTACAGTTTCTCACAGATtactattttcattattacttGGACAAAACAATACGAATACATAGCAAAGTTTCCCCTGAGTGCCCTATCTACTATTATGTTCTCAATTACGCTGGGGAGTGGCTGGTGCCTAAAgaattagaattttttaatactattggACATACTGCAGAGCttccatttttatttcgaataaaatcgtCAGATGGCTCTTTTTACAAAGGAAGTTGTGTTTCACTCACCACAAGGGATAGATGTGTCAAAATGTGGACAAATTTTGCAAAATATGg AAATCCTACTCCTACAGATAACGATGAACTTTTACAGATCACTTGGGATTCTGTAGAGAATGAAAAAAGGCTAAATTTTTTGAGTATAAGCTCAGACTTAACAAAAGGAAGAAATCCATTTTATAATCGTATGTTATTTTGGGAAAACATACATAAGGAACATATTATTCTTAAAGTTATTACACATATGAATGACATGGGGCTGAAGTTTTAG
- the LOC125063551 gene encoding fibrillin-1-like isoform X2: MRVTRTLIQVLKRIRPINNTFFHSNCFLIFSFHGNSTQGGFSSQNRTQMHVNYDIGVCYIEVPTASLVHNQAHIPAGNGSRPELSRIRSCCQGYIRNIHNFWICDPVCTQECVNALCTAPDTCSCFPDHVKNLAGFCIPTCPIGCQNGQCAGGECLCKEGFALDSESKYCFPSCKESCGGIGNCTAPNTCDCKKGYHSTPTGNCKPVCEKCENGDCVAPNECRCKHGYERNPQSVCVPQCHQNCAPNGKCVAPGKCEYPETTTPLISPTFRPSPNIPLYPGNQVYAGNNTQPGNYSGPYPGQQSGYPGQPGQSGYPGQSGQPGQTGYPGQSGQSGQTGYPGQAGQPGQRGYPSQPGPNGQPGQPGYPSQYPGYPSQSGHPNQHQPESQSTGQGNQGYGNQNHAYPPSSGLSGNQVNTGVQGQQLYPDIQQYNQEYEPDCLQPCVNGFCVEGNRCQCNKGFLLDKSDPTESRCIPHCAGGCLNGVCSAPNFCICNMGYYKDHSVKGRPQCVKRNKRSVEETPNIAKFLVFDFPEMM; this comes from the exons ATGCGTGTGACGAGAACATTAATCCAAGTTTTAAAACGAATTAGACCAATCAACAATACGTTTTTCCATA GTAActgttttcttatttttagcTTTCACGGTAACTCAACACAAGGAGGTTTTAGCTCTCAAAACAGAACACAAATGCACGTCAACTATGATATAGGTGTTTGTTATATAGAAGTACC tacTGCCAGTTTAGTCCACAATCAGGCTCATATTCCTGCTGGAAACGGT TCACGCCCAGAACTTAGTCGTATACGATCATGTTGTCAAGGCTACATAAGAAATATCCATAACTTCTGGATTTGTGATCCAGTTTGTACACAGGAGTGTGTGAATGCTCTATGCACAGCTCCAGATACATGCAGTTGTTTCCCGGATCACGTGAAAAATCTCGCGGGTTTCTGCATCCCAACTTGTCCCATTGGTTGTCAGAATGGTCAATGCGCTGGAGGAGAATGCTTATGCAAGGAAGGGTTTGCTTTAGACTCTGAGAGCAAATATTGTTTCCCTTCTTGTAAAGAAAGTTGTGGAGGAATTG GAAATTGCACCGCACCGAATACCTGTGACTGTAAGAAAGGGTATCATTCAACACCAACTGGAAACTGCAAGCCTGTGTGTGAAAAATGTGAAAACGGTGATTGTGTGGCGCCTAATGAGTGCCGATGCAAACATGGGTACGAGAGAAACCCACAATCTGTTTGCGTGCCTCAATGCCATCA GAATTGTGCACCTAATGGCAAATGTGTCGCACCGGGTAAATGCGAATACCCTGAAACTACCACCCCATTAATATCGCCGACCTTCCGACCCTCACCTAACATTCCACTTTATCCTGGTAATCAAGTTTACGCTGGTAACAACACCCAACCGGGGAATTACTCAGGTCCTTATCCCGGACAACAATCAGGATATCCGGGGCAACCGGGCCAATCGGGTTATCCAGGGCAGTCAGGTCAGCCAGGACAAACAGGTTATCCAGGGCAGTCAGGTCAGTCAGGACAAACTGGATATCCAGGACAAGCCGGTCAGCCTGGACAACGAGGATATCCAAGCCAACCTGGTCCTAATGGCCAACCCGGACAGCCCGGATATCCTAGCCAATACCCCGGATATCCCAGTCAGTCAGGACACCCTAATCAACATCAACCTGAGTCCCAGAGCACTGGCCAAGGCAACCAAGGATATGGTAACCAAAACCACGCCTATCCCCCTAGTTCAGGGCTTTCCGGAAACCAGGTTAACACGGGCGTACAAGGCCAACAATTGTATCCTGATATTCAGCAGTATAACCAAGAATATGAACCGGATTGCTTGCAGCCATGTGTTAATGGATTCTGTGTAGAGGGAAATAGATGTCAATGCAACAAAGGCTTCTTACTGGATAAAAGTGACCCCACCGAGTCGAG ATGCATACCTCATTGTGCTGGCGGCTGTCTGAATGGTGTATGTTCAGCACCTAACTTCTGTATTTGCAACATGGGCTATTACAAGGATCACAGTGTCAAAGGAAGGCCACAGTGTGTAAAAAGGAATAAAAGATCTGTAGAAGAAACACCAAACATAGCCAAATTTCTTGTTTTTGATTTTCCAGAAatgatgtaa
- the LOC125063551 gene encoding fibrillin-1-like isoform X3 produces the protein MCRILAIFIALVCVYAANAQYVKSVKGGHQGGYYREYNPGAKLPNFHGNSTQGGFSSQNRTQMHVNYDIGVCYIEVPTASLVHNQAHIPAGNGSRPELSRIRSCCQGYIRNIHNFWICDPVCTQECVNALCTAPDTCSCFPDHVKNLAGFCIPTCPIGCQNGQCAGGECLCKEGFALDSESKYCFPSCKESCGGIGNCTAPNTCDCKKGYHSTPTGNCKPVCEKCENGDCVAPNECRCKHGYERNPQSVCVPQCHQNCAPNGKCVAPGKCEYPETTTPLISPTFRPSPNIPLYPGNQVYAGNNTQPGNYSGPYPGQQSGYPGQSGQSGQTGYPGQAGQPGQRGYPSQPGPNGQPGQPGYPSQYPGYPSQSGHPNQHQPESQSTGQGNQGYGNQNHAYPPSSGLSGNQVNTGVQGQQLYPDIQQYNQEYEPDCLQPCVNGFCVEGNRCQCNKGFLLDKSDPTESRCIPHCAGGCLNGVCSAPNFCICNMGYYKDHSVKGRPQCVKRNKRSVEETPNIAKFLVFDFPEMM, from the exons ATGTGTCGGATATTAGCTATTTTCATAGCCCTGGTCTGCGTGTACGCAGCTAATGCCCAGTATGTGAAGTCAGTCAAAGGTGGTCACCAAGGTGGATATTATCGTGAATACAATCCTGGAGCTAAGCTACCGaa cTTTCACGGTAACTCAACACAAGGAGGTTTTAGCTCTCAAAACAGAACACAAATGCACGTCAACTATGATATAGGTGTTTGTTATATAGAAGTACC tacTGCCAGTTTAGTCCACAATCAGGCTCATATTCCTGCTGGAAACGGT TCACGCCCAGAACTTAGTCGTATACGATCATGTTGTCAAGGCTACATAAGAAATATCCATAACTTCTGGATTTGTGATCCAGTTTGTACACAGGAGTGTGTGAATGCTCTATGCACAGCTCCAGATACATGCAGTTGTTTCCCGGATCACGTGAAAAATCTCGCGGGTTTCTGCATCCCAACTTGTCCCATTGGTTGTCAGAATGGTCAATGCGCTGGAGGAGAATGCTTATGCAAGGAAGGGTTTGCTTTAGACTCTGAGAGCAAATATTGTTTCCCTTCTTGTAAAGAAAGTTGTGGAGGAATTG GAAATTGCACCGCACCGAATACCTGTGACTGTAAGAAAGGGTATCATTCAACACCAACTGGAAACTGCAAGCCTGTGTGTGAAAAATGTGAAAACGGTGATTGTGTGGCGCCTAATGAGTGCCGATGCAAACATGGGTACGAGAGAAACCCACAATCTGTTTGCGTGCCTCAATGCCATCA GAATTGTGCACCTAATGGCAAATGTGTCGCACCGGGTAAATGCGAATACCCTGAAACTACCACCCCATTAATATCGCCGACCTTCCGACCCTCACCTAACATTCCACTTTATCCTGGTAATCAAGTTTACGCTGGTAACAACACCCAACCGGGGAATTACTCAGGTCCTTATCCCGGACAACAATCAGGA TATCCAGGGCAGTCAGGTCAGTCAGGACAAACTGGATATCCAGGACAAGCCGGTCAGCCTGGACAACGAGGATATCCAAGCCAACCTGGTCCTAATGGCCAACCCGGACAGCCCGGATATCCTAGCCAATACCCCGGATATCCCAGTCAGTCAGGACACCCTAATCAACATCAACCTGAGTCCCAGAGCACTGGCCAAGGCAACCAAGGATATGGTAACCAAAACCACGCCTATCCCCCTAGTTCAGGGCTTTCCGGAAACCAGGTTAACACGGGCGTACAAGGCCAACAATTGTATCCTGATATTCAGCAGTATAACCAAGAATATGAACCGGATTGCTTGCAGCCATGTGTTAATGGATTCTGTGTAGAGGGAAATAGATGTCAATGCAACAAAGGCTTCTTACTGGATAAAAGTGACCCCACCGAGTCGAG ATGCATACCTCATTGTGCTGGCGGCTGTCTGAATGGTGTATGTTCAGCACCTAACTTCTGTATTTGCAACATGGGCTATTACAAGGATCACAGTGTCAAAGGAAGGCCACAGTGTGTAAAAAGGAATAAAAGATCTGTAGAAGAAACACCAAACATAGCCAAATTTCTTGTTTTTGATTTTCCAGAAatgatgtaa
- the LOC125063551 gene encoding fibrillin-1-like isoform X1: MCRILAIFIALVCVYAANAQYVKSVKGGHQGGYYREYNPGAKLPNFHGNSTQGGFSSQNRTQMHVNYDIGVCYIEVPTASLVHNQAHIPAGNGSRPELSRIRSCCQGYIRNIHNFWICDPVCTQECVNALCTAPDTCSCFPDHVKNLAGFCIPTCPIGCQNGQCAGGECLCKEGFALDSESKYCFPSCKESCGGIGNCTAPNTCDCKKGYHSTPTGNCKPVCEKCENGDCVAPNECRCKHGYERNPQSVCVPQCHQNCAPNGKCVAPGKCEYPETTTPLISPTFRPSPNIPLYPGNQVYAGNNTQPGNYSGPYPGQQSGYPGQPGQSGYPGQSGQPGQTGYPGQSGQSGQTGYPGQAGQPGQRGYPSQPGPNGQPGQPGYPSQYPGYPSQSGHPNQHQPESQSTGQGNQGYGNQNHAYPPSSGLSGNQVNTGVQGQQLYPDIQQYNQEYEPDCLQPCVNGFCVEGNRCQCNKGFLLDKSDPTESRCIPHCAGGCLNGVCSAPNFCICNMGYYKDHSVKGRPQCVKRNKRSVEETPNIAKFLVFDFPEMM; this comes from the exons ATGTGTCGGATATTAGCTATTTTCATAGCCCTGGTCTGCGTGTACGCAGCTAATGCCCAGTATGTGAAGTCAGTCAAAGGTGGTCACCAAGGTGGATATTATCGTGAATACAATCCTGGAGCTAAGCTACCGaa cTTTCACGGTAACTCAACACAAGGAGGTTTTAGCTCTCAAAACAGAACACAAATGCACGTCAACTATGATATAGGTGTTTGTTATATAGAAGTACC tacTGCCAGTTTAGTCCACAATCAGGCTCATATTCCTGCTGGAAACGGT TCACGCCCAGAACTTAGTCGTATACGATCATGTTGTCAAGGCTACATAAGAAATATCCATAACTTCTGGATTTGTGATCCAGTTTGTACACAGGAGTGTGTGAATGCTCTATGCACAGCTCCAGATACATGCAGTTGTTTCCCGGATCACGTGAAAAATCTCGCGGGTTTCTGCATCCCAACTTGTCCCATTGGTTGTCAGAATGGTCAATGCGCTGGAGGAGAATGCTTATGCAAGGAAGGGTTTGCTTTAGACTCTGAGAGCAAATATTGTTTCCCTTCTTGTAAAGAAAGTTGTGGAGGAATTG GAAATTGCACCGCACCGAATACCTGTGACTGTAAGAAAGGGTATCATTCAACACCAACTGGAAACTGCAAGCCTGTGTGTGAAAAATGTGAAAACGGTGATTGTGTGGCGCCTAATGAGTGCCGATGCAAACATGGGTACGAGAGAAACCCACAATCTGTTTGCGTGCCTCAATGCCATCA GAATTGTGCACCTAATGGCAAATGTGTCGCACCGGGTAAATGCGAATACCCTGAAACTACCACCCCATTAATATCGCCGACCTTCCGACCCTCACCTAACATTCCACTTTATCCTGGTAATCAAGTTTACGCTGGTAACAACACCCAACCGGGGAATTACTCAGGTCCTTATCCCGGACAACAATCAGGATATCCGGGGCAACCGGGCCAATCGGGTTATCCAGGGCAGTCAGGTCAGCCAGGACAAACAGGTTATCCAGGGCAGTCAGGTCAGTCAGGACAAACTGGATATCCAGGACAAGCCGGTCAGCCTGGACAACGAGGATATCCAAGCCAACCTGGTCCTAATGGCCAACCCGGACAGCCCGGATATCCTAGCCAATACCCCGGATATCCCAGTCAGTCAGGACACCCTAATCAACATCAACCTGAGTCCCAGAGCACTGGCCAAGGCAACCAAGGATATGGTAACCAAAACCACGCCTATCCCCCTAGTTCAGGGCTTTCCGGAAACCAGGTTAACACGGGCGTACAAGGCCAACAATTGTATCCTGATATTCAGCAGTATAACCAAGAATATGAACCGGATTGCTTGCAGCCATGTGTTAATGGATTCTGTGTAGAGGGAAATAGATGTCAATGCAACAAAGGCTTCTTACTGGATAAAAGTGACCCCACCGAGTCGAG ATGCATACCTCATTGTGCTGGCGGCTGTCTGAATGGTGTATGTTCAGCACCTAACTTCTGTATTTGCAACATGGGCTATTACAAGGATCACAGTGTCAAAGGAAGGCCACAGTGTGTAAAAAGGAATAAAAGATCTGTAGAAGAAACACCAAACATAGCCAAATTTCTTGTTTTTGATTTTCCAGAAatgatgtaa
- the LOC125063550 gene encoding juvenile hormone esterase-like isoform X1 produces MDFESDTRILNSQKKLNEDQSTQEDGIESKHEKCIVQTQNGCICGYIDKRDEGTYYKFKSIPYAEPPVGNLRFMPPKCLKPWKNILDCTKDAPLPLSLFVNLDVFGSEDCLYIEVSSPNIKPDKPLPVMFWIGSCNFVFYIDSILDPTHLNNQGVVFVRCGFRLGPFGFLSINDFSAPGNVGLKDIILAFKWVQANISNFGGDPNNVTAFGSGTGGTIVHLMTLSPLAGGLFHKAIVQSSSALNGWSLAKNPVETAMTLAKLLGIKKTDKFEVVEEMRKLSGYNIMKTYSTFFFDKYRVENDVFDSPFKPSIENEFEGQPTFISKSPAKILNSGKFNKVPMMIGTNNVEAKVLQYIKEGFYKDYNKYNEDVKHLVPKSLASVNSDSLTKIGQQILSFYFVGVEKVNEQTQKQYLQFLTDYYFHYYLDKTIRIHSKVSPECPIYYYVLNYAGEWLVPKELEFFNTIGHTAELPFLFRIKSSDGSFYKGSCVSLTTRDRCVKMWTNFAKYGNPTPTDNDELLQITWDSVENEKRLNFLSISSDLTKGRNPFYNRMLFWENIHKEHIILKVITHMNDMGLKF; encoded by the exons ATGGATTTTGAGAGTGATACTAGAATCCTAAATTCtcagaaaaaattaaatgaggATCAAAGTACTCAAGAAGATG GAATAGAATCCAAGCATGAAAAATGTATAGTCCAGACTCAAAATGGATGTATTTGTGGATACATTGATAAAAGAGATGAAGGGacatattacaaattcaaaagTATCCCTTATGCGGAACCACCTGTTGGAAATCTTAGGTTTATg CCTCCCAAATGTCTAAAACCTTGGAAAAATATACTAGATTGCACAAAAGATGCACCATTACCACTATCACTCTTTGTTAATCTAGATGTATTTGGTTCTGAAGATTGTCTTTATATTGAAGTATCATCCCCAAACATTAAACCTGACAAACCACTTCCTGTCATGTTTTGGATTGGAAGCTGcaactttgttttttatatagattctATTCTTGACCcaactcatttaaataatcaggGAGTAGTTTTCGTAAGATGTGGATTTAGATTGGGACCCTTTGGATTTTTGTCAATAAACGATTTTTCTGCACCAGGAAATGTTGGATTAAAGGatattattttagcatttaagTGGGTTCAAGCTAACATAAGTAACTTTGGTGGTGATCCTAACAATGTAACTGCATTTGGAAGTGGTACAGGAGGTACGATTGTACATCTTATGACATTATCTCCCTTGGCAGGTGGCTTGTTTCATAAAGCCATTGTTCAAAGTTCTAGTGCCCTTAATGGATGGTCTCTAGCTAAGAATCCAGTTGAAACTGCCATGACCTTAGCAAAACTTCTGGGTATAAAGAAAACAGACAAATTTGAAGTCGTTGAAGAAATGAGAAAGTTATCAGGCTACAACATTATGAAAACCTATAGCACTTtcttttttgataaatacCGAGTAGAGAATGATGTATTTGATTCACCATTCAAGCCTTCTATAGAAAATGAGTTTGAAGGTCAACCAACATTTATAAGCAAAAGTCCAGCTAAAATACTTAATTCTGgtaagtttaataaagttCCGATGATGATTGGTACTAACAATGTGGAAGCTAAGGTGctacaatatataaaagaaggtttttATAaggattataataaatacaatgagGATGTCAAACATCTGGTTCCTAAATCATTAGCAAGTGTAAACAGTGACAGTCTAACAAAAATTGGCCAACAAATATTATCATTCTACTTTGTCGGGGTAGAAAAAGTTAATGAACAAACCCAAAAACAATACTTACAGTTTCTCACAGATtactattttcattattacttGGACAAAACAATACGAATACATAGCAAAGTTTCCCCTGAGTGCCCTATCTACTATTATGTTCTCAATTACGCTGGGGAGTGGCTGGTGCCTAAAgaattagaattttttaatactattggACATACTGCAGAGCttccatttttatttcgaataaaatcgtCAGATGGCTCTTTTTACAAAGGAAGTTGTGTTTCACTCACCACAAGGGATAGATGTGTCAAAATGTGGACAAATTTTGCAAAATATGg AAATCCTACTCCTACAGATAACGATGAACTTTTACAGATCACTTGGGATTCTGTAGAGAATGAAAAAAGGCTAAATTTTTTGAGTATAAGCTCAGACTTAACAAAAGGAAGAAATCCATTTTATAATCGTATGTTATTTTGGGAAAACATACATAAGGAACATATTATTCTTAAAGTTATTACACATATGAATGACATGGGGCTGAAGTTTTAG